In Brachypodium distachyon strain Bd21 chromosome 2, Brachypodium_distachyon_v3.0, whole genome shotgun sequence, one genomic interval encodes:
- the LOC100840412 gene encoding galactoside 2-alpha-L-fucosyltransferase encodes MKSMPQLELETGVDGAAPPRRERTEGHWPHHGAKEPAPAAFMTQMVKKRLDRSRRQWGCAVNALLVTFIIVALPAMAILFGARSSASAVWVANALRLGSATTSHDTDKLLGGLLSADGFDDERSCHSRFQSARYRRNAGKRPSPYLVSKLRQHEALQRRCGPGTDAYSNALEQLGSGKMQSYDGGECRYLVSISYSYQGLGNRILAATSAFLYAVLTGRVLLVDPSNHMGELFCEPFPNATWLLPPDSFPLKGYTNFSVETAESYGNMLKNNKIIKTDDAARMPPPAFVYIHLNHDASGGLDKLFFCDEDQRALRDIQWLLMRTDNYIVPGLFLLTGFQEELGMLFPEPDTVFHHLGRYLLHPNNHVWALVTRYYDAYLATARQRVGIQVRVFGADRESPELLKQITSCTRKENLLPELLTAAEPETANAVPAAARGQSKAVLVTSLKSWYYEKLKSMYWEQGTVTGEAVGVHQPSHEEYQRFRAKSHDTRAWAEMYLLSLTDVLVTTGASTFGYVAQGLGGLTPWVMYKPPANGSVVADPPCGRGVSMEPCFHDPPAYDCKTKKWADTGKIVPHVQHCEDVSWGLKLVPRIA; translated from the exons ATGAAATCGATGCCGCAACTGGAGCTGGAGACGGGCGTCGatggcgccgcgccgccgcggagggaGAGGACTGAAGGCCACTGGCCGCACCACGGCGCCAAAgagccggcaccggcggcgttCATGACACAGATGGTGAAGAAAAGGCTGGACCGCAGCAGGAGGCAATGGGGATGCGCGGTCAACGCCTTGCTCGTCACCTTCATCATCGTCGCCTTGCCGGCAATGGCCATCCTCTTTGGCGCGCGCTCCAGCGCGTCGGCCGTATGGGTCGCCAACGCCTTACGCCTAG GATCAGCAACAACATCGCACGACACGGACAAGCTTctcggcggcctcctctcGGCCGACGGCTTCGACGACGAACGATCTTGCCACAGCCGGTTCCAATCCGCCAGGTACCGCCGGAACGCCGGCAAGCGTCCTTCCCCGTACCTCGTCAGCAAGCTGCGGCAGCACGAGGCCCTGCAAAGGCGCTGTGGCCCGGGCACCGACGCCTACAGCAACGCCCTGGAGCAGCTCGGGTCAGGGAAGATGCAAAGCTACGACGGCGGCGAGTGCAGATACCTGGTGTCCATATCCTACTCGTACCAAGGCCTCGGCAACCGGATCCTGGCGGCCACGTCGGCGTTCCTGTACGCGGTGCTCACCGGCCGCGTGCTCCTCGTCGACCCCAGCAACCACATGGGCGAGCTCTTCTGCGAGCCGTTCCCCAACGCGAcgtggctgctgccgccggaTAGCTTCCCGCTCAAGGGCTACACCAACTTCAGCGTCGAGACCGCCGAGAGCTACGGGAACATGCTCAAGAACAACAAGATTATCAAGACCGACGACGCGGCGaggatgccgccgccggcgttcGTGTACATCCATCTCAACCACGACGCCAGCGGCGGCCTGGACAAACTGTTCTTCTGCGACGAGGACCAGAGGGCTCTCCGGGACATCCAGTGGCTGCTGATGAGGACGGACAACTACATCGTGCCGGGCCTGTTCCTGCTCACGGGcttccaggaggagctcggcatGCTCTTCCCGGAGCCGGACACCGTGTTCCACCACCTCGGCCGGTACCTGCTCCACCCAAACAACCATGTCTGGGCTCTGGTCACGCGGTACTACGACGCCTACCtggcgacggcgcggcagcGAGTCGGCATCCAGGTGCGCGTCTTCGGCGCCGACCGGGAGTCGCCAGAGCTTCTGAAACAGATCACCTCGTGCACGCGCAAGGAGAATTTGCTTCCGGAGTTGCTCACCGCGGCAGAGCCGGAGACCGCCAACGCCGTCCCGGCGGCCGCACGAGGGCAGTCCAAAGCCGTTCTCGTCACCTCCCTCAAGTCCTGGTACTACGAGAAGCTCAAGAGCATGTACTGGGAGCAAGGGACGGTGACCGGTGAGGCGGTGGGCGTGCACCAGCCGAGCCACGAGGAATACCAGAGATTCCGTGCCAAGTCGCACGACACCAGGGCGTGGGCCGAGATGTACCTGCTGAGCCTCACCGATGTGCTGGTCACTACCGGTGCTTCGACGTTCGGGTACGTGGCGCAAGGCCTTGGGGGCCTGACGCCGTGGGTGATGTATAAGCCGCCGGCTAACGGCTCAGTTGTGGCTGACCCACCGTGCGGACGGGGCGTGTCCATGGAGCCGTGCTTCCACGATCCGCCCGCCTACGACTGCAAGACCAAGAAGTGGGCAGACACCGGAAAGATTGTGCCGCATGTCCAGCATTGCGAAGACGTCAGCTGGGGGTTGAAGCTTGTTCCTCGCATCGCATAG